The Candidatus Eisenbacteria bacterium sequence CAAGAGCATCCTGCACGGCCGTCCGATCCCGATCTACCTCGCGGCCATCGGGCCCAAGAGCGTCGCGCAGGCGGCCGAGATCGCCGACGGCTGGCTGCCCATCTTCTACTCCCCGTATCGCGCGCCGAAGGTCTACCAGCCGTCGCTCGACGAGGGTTTCGCGAAGGCGGGCGGCGGCAAGAGCCCCGCCCGGTTCGACATCGCCGTCAGCACGACCGTCATCCTCGGCGACGACGTGCAGAAGTGCCTGGATCGCGTGAAGCCGCAGCTCGCGCTCTACATCGGCGGCATGGGCGCGCGCGGCAAGAACTTCTACAACGACCTCGCCTGCCGCTACGGATTCGAGTCGGCCGCGAAGACGATCCAGGACCTGTACCTCGCCGGCAAGAAGGACGAGGCGACGGCCGCGGTGCCGAACGAGCTCGCCGACGAGGTGTCGCTGGTCGGCTCCAAGGACCGCATTCGCGATCGGCTCGCCGCCTGGCGCGCGTCGCCGGTCGGCACCATGATCCTGGCCGTCGGCCAGCCCGAAGCGCTGCGGACGATGGCCGAGATCGCGCTCTGAGCGATCACACGGCCGTTCGGCCAGCGCCTCCGACCGTTCGAGCGGATCGGGCTGTTGCCCGGCTCCCCGTGCGCACA is a genomic window containing:
- a CDS encoding LLM class F420-dependent oxidoreductase is translated as MRLGLNVGYSGARMRLDMPLITEADRLGFHSVWAAEAYGSDAVTPLAWIAAQTERIHVASGIMQMPARTPAMTAMTAMTLDHLSNGRFICGLGVSGPQVVEGWHGVRYGKPLVRTREYVEILRTIWARERALEHHGEHYDIPYEGAGASGLGKPLKSILHGRPIPIYLAAIGPKSVAQAAEIADGWLPIFYSPYRAPKVYQPSLDEGFAKAGGGKSPARFDIAVSTTVILGDDVQKCLDRVKPQLALYIGGMGARGKNFYNDLACRYGFESAAKTIQDLYLAGKKDEATAAVPNELADEVSLVGSKDRIRDRLAAWRASPVGTMILAVGQPEALRTMAEIAL